Sequence from the Amaranthus tricolor cultivar Red isolate AtriRed21 chromosome 16, ASM2621246v1, whole genome shotgun sequence genome:
TCTAAGTTGAGTCTAATTGAGTCTTCGCAACTGCGGAACATCAAATGTATACGAAGAAAGATCGCAGATACTAgaactaaattaaatattaagaattatttaatacttataatattcatacgtattttaatgtaaatttttaattttaaggaaaaattaaaattaaaaatccaaTCTTTTAGCTATCTATcgtgaataatttcaactttaaattattttttaataatttaatttttgccTTTGATTTGCTATCACCATACTAATAGAGTATGCTGATAACAAATTAagggtaaaaattaatttataataaaataaatgtttgTGTTGATAGAAAACTAAGAgcaaaagattagattattaaaaaggGAGTTATTAAACATCgacacccttttcattttatcgccacctctaataaaattacgaatttgcccctagacttaaaaaaattacgaatttgccactggacttaaaatttcttaacaAATGTAAgtcgcacttaataacattattatcactttaatcccgaacatttttaatgtaattcgaaattcaaaaaaaaaaaagaaaaagaaaagaaattaattattttattttttaagttattgttatttaataaatgttgtaataaattattttatttgagtagattattatattatgataatgttattataataattagtgttgaatttaaataatttgaaaattaaaaataaataaataaataaaaatttaaataatctgAACAAAAGATAAATgggaaaaagaaatgaaaacaaaggaAAGAAGTAAATAATGGGAAAGAAACACAAAGAGAAGAAGCTAGTTGGAGTGAAGGAAATCCAAGATCATATACTGCAAGAcaatttaatttgtaaaatatgATTCATATCGATAGTTCATTACATCATACATGATCATTAATTAAAACTTGGAATAATTTAgtagataataataatacttgcaATATATAAAAGCATTACAAAAGTAATATAGTCCTGCCAGGCTGCTGCCTGCTACTATAAAATAACCGGAAGATCAAAGCTTTAGATGGAAAGCTTCTTACGAAGGAACACAGTGGTCAATACAGTGTTGGTCTCCATCGACGCCTTCAACATTGCTAATCCCTACATACAAAACCATAAAAACACATTACAAATAGGCGAGTAAataattggattatttaaatACATAATTAGAATAGAATATTAATAGGCGagtaaatatgattttattaaattcgtcttaacatatatttaattttttactatatattttttaaatttttttataaagcgtatttagatatattaaagtttaaaatttactttgataaactattaaaaagtaaacaaaaaagaaaaaaaaaacagaaagaatactacataattaaaaaattgttaaatgaaaaaattacctCATTAAGGCGAACTTGAACTTCTTTCTCAACCAAAAGAGAAACATCCTTAACACCAAATTTATTCATAAGAGTAATACTAGAAATGGTAGACATGGGTTTAACCTCCAAATTATCCATAACCATATAAGTTACCACTCCCTTCACATATCCATCACTTCCAATCCCAATGCTTGATGACGCATTCTGAGAATCCGCTGGGGGCGCGATATAATTCAGCTCAGTCGACATTTGCTGATTGCAGCTCTTACATTTTACCCCTGAACAGTCTGTATAATTTCGACGACAATAGCAGCACAGATACATTTTCTTGTGGGATGCTGTATTCGCACCATTTAATGAAAGTAAAGGAACATTGACAGATACAGTTGGCTTCAATAAAGTGTTTTTGTTCAGATTTGGTTGAAAATAATCAGTGCTGAGAGTCTCGATGCTATTGTAAAGTGATCCTAGACAACCCACCATGCCCTTGGCAGTTAAGAGTCGGATGATAGTACCAACTGGTAAAGACATTATATGGAATAAGAAATCCACAAAATCTTTCCCACTTTCTGCGAAcaatactttgtttgtttttgaatCAATCAGAAGCTTTAAAATTACCGTTTCATTCTCTTcatcttccattttttttctttttctttgatttttcacTGCTGATTGTTGAAGATTGAATTATGTCGATATatataataaggaaagattGAGTTTCAGGGAGAATTCCAGCAGCCAATTTgctaaggtttttaagcattgtaaatgtaaattaattaattgtaatcaATTCACCATATGGAAAAACTAAAAGTCTCAATTTGAATCTACAGAGATTTTacagttttaaatttttacactttaTTAACGATACTTTaaagttttttcgattattaaTGGTTTCTTCGTGTTATTGGGCGTTTTACAACtgtaacattttaaaattttttcagtttaaaatcgttcaaaaccattaatttttttaatgttttggaGATTTTGgacagaaaaaaattaaaaatgttacGATTATAAGACGCTCAATAatacgagggtaccattgataatcaaaataacttaagattacaattaataataaagtgtaaaaatttaaagtttagtaATTTACgcatgaaaacaaaaattattacatCCACAAAATTAAAGCAGCAAACAAATGGTTCGTTTTCGTAGATTAGAGTATTGTGAAAACTGAAACGTGTAGAGAACAGGCAAAATGGACAGTCGCCAAAAGTATGTTCTTGCAATTGTATgtgtaataaaaaattgtaataattataattattattatatattaaaaatctttgcattaatatgaattatattaaataacatAAATACTCCTACATATTATCTTcaataaatatttgaaaaatataattaattttttttttaaattgaaaaaaacttaaagtgaataaataaaagagaataaatagaaaaattcctaTTGACCAGACCATATCATGGTAATTGGCTTCATTCGTATGCACCCAAGTGCGATGAAAGAATTTGTGTAGATATGTGTGGTCAATCTATAGTCTTCACAAGTAGTGATGGGCGGAGTGTTATAACTGGTATTAGAACAACCCCGCGATTGTG
This genomic interval carries:
- the LOC130802997 gene encoding uncharacterized protein LOC130802997; the encoded protein is MEDEENETVILKLLIDSKTNKVLFAESGKDFVDFLFHIMSLPVGTIIRLLTAKGMVGCLGSLYNSIETLSTDYFQPNLNKNTLLKPTVSVNVPLLSLNGANTASHKKMYLCCYCRRNYTDCSGVKCKSCNQQMSTELNYIAPPADSQNASSSIGIGSDGYVKGVVTYMVMDNLEVKPMSTISSITLMNKFGVKDVSLLVEKEVQVRLNEGLAMLKASMETNTVLTTVFLRKKLSI